A window of Syntrophales bacterium genomic DNA:
TAGGCCTTGTTCATGGTGGTGATGCCGAAGGAATGGGAGAGAGGCAGGGCCACCAGCGTGACGTCCGAGGCCTTCGTCCCGTGGGCCCGGGCGGCGTTGACCGCGTTGGAGTAGAGATTGGCGTGGGTCAGGATCACGCCCTTGGGATTCCAGGTCGTTCCGGCCGTGTAGAGAATAACGGCGAGGTCCGTCTCCCTGAGGTCCGTCTTGCCGACGTTTTCCGGGACCGCCGCAGTGAGGGACCGGAAGGAGATCGTTCCGGGTGGAGGGGTGTCTCCCGTGACGAGGAGGTGTTTCAGGGATGTGGCGGATGCGAGGACCGCCCGGTGTGCCTGCAGAATCTCCGGGCCCGTGACGAGGGCCCTGGCTTCGCAGTCGTTCAGGATATGCCCGAGCTCCACGGCTCCGACCGACGGGATGATCGGGACGATGGCGGCGCCGCATCGCAGGATTCCCTGGTAGCCGACGATGACCTCGGGGCTGTTGGGGAGAAGCACCGCCACCCGGTCGCCCCTGCCGATGCCGAGCGTCTTCAGGCCGGAGGCCAGGCGGTTGGCATCCCGGAGGATTTCCGTGTTGGTGAAGGGTTTCCCTTCGAAGATCACAAACGGGTATTCACCAAAGCGGTCGAGGTTGTCGTCGGCCAGCGTGACGAGGTTCATGCCCCTTGAGTCCTCCGGTCCTTGCAGATCATGCGGCGATCAGGTTTTTTTCAGCCGGTCATAGACCTTGCAGGCGTCCTTGACGCCCAGGGTGCAGGCCGTCCGGGCGTCTTCCAGGGATTTCTGCACATCCCCCTTCCGGTAGTAGCAGCTGCCCCGGTTGTAGTAGGCCCAGCCGTTGTTGGGACGAAGCTCGATGGCTTTGGTGAGGGCGGCGATGGCCTCGTCGTTCCGCTTGCTGCGGCTGTGGATCCATCCCATCCAGTTCCATGCGTCGGCATTCCGGGGATTCAGCGTCACTGCCCGGTCCAGGTCCACCAGGGCACGGGCCTCCTCATTCTGTCTTGCCAGGGCCCGTCCCCGCAGGTAATGGGCCTTGTCGTTCGTCGGATCCGCCTTGATGGCGCGGCTGAAGGCTGCCACGGCCTTATCCAGCCTGTTTTGCTTCAGGTGCAGCAGGCCCTCCTGGATGGGCTCCGCAGCGGCGGGTCGGACGGCGATGAGGGGGGTGTCGCCTGGGAGGGGGGTATTTCTGGTGACGGGGATGTCGCTTGTGACGGGGGTTTCGCCGGGACGCGCCGCTCCCGGAGTCTCCAGAACGAGGGGCTGCATCCTTCCCTGGCGGTCCTCGTAGGCGGCCGTCAGGATCTTCCAGGTGCCGCGCTGTTTCGACAGGGTCATCTGGGCCTTGGTGGACCTCGTCGTGCCTTCCACGAGAAACGTCATGGAGGCCCGCCCGAACTGCCCGGAGGTGCTGATGCTGACGGGGAACCAGGGCTTCACCTCCCGTACTTCCCCCACCTCCTGGCGGATCTGCGGATTCTGCTTCAGGTAGGTCTCGCAGAGCTTGAAGGGATCCGACTCGCGGACAAAGTCATAGGCTGCGGAGATGACCAGGATGATCCCGACGATGAGGAGGAACGGCAGCGCCCTCCACCCCCCGCCCTTGGGTTTGACCGGCTCGTAGGACGCCGGCGGCTTCGGAGGGGGCGGCGGCGGGGACGGGGAGGAGTGCATGTCCGGGTAGGACGGTCCCTGTCCTTTTTTTCTCAGGATTTTTTTCATGACCGGTGCCTCCTTCCTCTTGACCCGGGGGAATGCGTCCCCCGCGTCCGGAATTGCGGGAGCCGCGTCACGCTGCGCCCCCGGGAACGGTTTCAGAGGAGAAATTCGGGGCGGACCCGCCCCCGACCGTCAAACAGGATGCCCTCCCGCTCAAGCAGCGTTCGCTTCAGGTCCGGACCGCCGCCGAATCCGCCCAGGCTGCCGTCGGACCGGACGACCCGGTGGCAGGGGATCGCCAGGGGGAAGGGATTGGAGGCCATCACGGAGCCGACGGCCCGGGCCGCTCCCGCATGGCCGGCGGCGGCCGCCAGCGAGCCGTAGGTCCTCACCTTTCCCCGGGGAATCCGTCCCGTTTCCACAAGCACCCGGCGCCGGAAAGGGGCCAGGGATTCCATCTCCATCTCTTCGAAAGGAACGGGGGCGGCCTCTCCGCGGATGAGGCGGCGGAGGCTCTCTTCCATGTCTCCGTTCGCGTCGCTCTTCCGTGGGCGGGCTCCGGGAAAATCCAGGCCGATCCTGCGAGTCAACTCGCGGCGGGGGGCGGGTAGGTAGATGCGGATGACGGGGCCGGCTCCACCAGCCTCCCGGACCACCGCGGTGATGCCCGATTCCGACGGCAGCAGATGGAAGCGGAGATCCCGTGCCGTTTCCCCGTGATGCTCTCCCTTGTTTTTCATGACCCCTCCCGGTCCGGTTATGTCATGTGTTCGATGAGGATCTGGACACCGATGCCGATCAGGATCAGCCCGCCCAGCAGTTCCACCTTCCGTCCGAAAAGGGACGCCAGCCGTCGTCCGG
This region includes:
- a CDS encoding tetratricopeptide repeat protein, which encodes MKKILRKKGQGPSYPDMHSSPSPPPPPPKPPASYEPVKPKGGGWRALPFLLIVGIILVISAAYDFVRESDPFKLCETYLKQNPQIRQEVGEVREVKPWFPVSISTSGQFGRASMTFLVEGTTRSTKAQMTLSKQRGTWKILTAAYEDRQGRMQPLVLETPGAARPGETPVTSDIPVTRNTPLPGDTPLIAVRPAAAEPIQEGLLHLKQNRLDKAVAAFSRAIKADPTNDKAHYLRGRALARQNEEARALVDLDRAVTLNPRNADAWNWMGWIHSRSKRNDEAIAALTKAIELRPNNGWAYYNRGSCYYRKGDVQKSLEDARTACTLGVKDACKVYDRLKKT
- a CDS encoding methylated-DNA--[protein]-cysteine S-methyltransferase, coding for MKNKGEHHGETARDLRFHLLPSESGITAVVREAGGAGPVIRIYLPAPRRELTRRIGLDFPGARPRKSDANGDMEESLRRLIRGEAAPVPFEEMEMESLAPFRRRVLVETGRIPRGKVRTYGSLAAAAGHAGAARAVGSVMASNPFPLAIPCHRVVRSDGSLGGFGGGPDLKRTLLEREGILFDGRGRVRPEFLL